A portion of the Bactrocera neohumeralis isolate Rockhampton chromosome 2, APGP_CSIRO_Bneo_wtdbg2-racon-allhic-juicebox.fasta_v2, whole genome shotgun sequence genome contains these proteins:
- the LOC126751549 gene encoding tRNA modification GTPase GTPBP3, mitochondrial, with protein sequence MNHVYKMAKSFKYSSRCSRNLTNAAADYTIFSLSSGYGKCGVSVIRVSGSQTRHALKTLVGNRHELKARYAYLRSIYHPDTKEIIDKGLVLWFPAPASFTGEDSCEFQVHGSLAVIAAMLDALGKVPGLRPATAGEFTKRAFYGGKIDLTEVEGLADLIHAETEAQRKQAMLQSTGALSRVYDNWRKRLIRCAAHLEAYIDFAEEENIEDDVVLQLTKELRLIITEIRDHLNDQRQGEMLRNGVRTAIVGAPNVGKSSFLNMICQREIAIVTPIAGTTRDIIESTHNFGGYPVVFADTAGLRKHTKDVVELEGISRAKECLQNADLILLLTDARELLRNITTNKQSAQDYQTDYLQQLDLDANKLIGKRIQLIANKIDLLSTTDLQKLAQIDSVLKITCKQPATDIVQPFLRHFEKLLCELCGEPTAEHPRITHARYRQQLERCIEHIHIFLNEYAPDIYPDTAISAQKLRNALKCIERITGYVSSDDILDVVFKDFCIGK encoded by the exons ATGAATCACGTCTATAAAATGGCAAAATCTTTTAAATACTCTAGTCGGTGTTCGCGTAATTTAACAAATGCTGCAGCGGATTACACTATATTTAGCTTGAGTTCAG GCTATGGCAAGTGCGGTGTCTCTGTAATTCGCGTTTCTGGATCGCAAACCAGGCATGCCCTAAAAACACTAGTCGGCAATCGACATGAACTAAAAGCTCGTTATGCCTATCTTAGGTCGATCTATCATCCTGAcacaaaagaaataattgataagGGTTTAGTCCTATGGTTTCCAGCACCAGCTTCTTTTACCGGTGAAGATTCATGTGAATTTCAAGTACATGGCTCATTGGCAGTAATAGCAGCAATGTTAGATGCATTAGGCAAAGTACCAGGTCTGCGGCCAGCAACTGCTGGTGAGTTTACTAAACGTGCATTTTATGGTGGTAAGATTGATTTGACTGAGGTGGAAGGATTAGCGGACTTAATACATGCTGAAACGGAAGCGCAACGAAAGCAG GCTATGCTCCAAAGTACAGGTGCACTTTCACGAGTTTACGACAATTGGCGCAAACGACTCATACGCTGCGCTGCACATTTAGAGGCTtatattgattttgccgaagaagaaaatattgagGATGATGTGGTGTTGCAGTTAACCAAAGAGTTACGTCTTATCATAACTGAAATACGAGATCATTTGAATGACCAACGTCAGGGTGAAATGCTGAGGAATGGTGTGCGTACTGCGATTGTGGGCGCACCAAACGTTGGTAAAAGTAGTTTCCTAAATATGATTTGCCAGCGAGAAATCGCCATTGTAACACCAATTGCTGGTACAACTCGAGACATCATAGAGAGTACACATAATTTTGGTGGCTACCCCGTCGTTTTTGCAGACACCGCTGGTTTGCGTAAGCACACAAAGGATGTGGTTGAATTGGAAGGTATAAGCAGAGCAAAAGAATGCTTACAGAATGCCGATTTAATACTACTACTAACAGACGCCCGGGAATTACTTCGAAATATTACCACCAACAAACAATCAGCTCAAGATTATCAGACTGACTACTTACAGCAATTAGACTTGGATGCGAATAAATTAATTGGAAAGCGTATACAACTCATAGCGAACAAAATTGATTTGCTTTCAACGACGGATCTGCAAAAGTTGGCTCAAATTGATAGTGTGCTCAAAATCACTTGTAAACAACCAGCTACAGATATTGTGCAACCATTTTTACGGCACTTCGAAAAACTCCTTTGTGAACT CTGCGGTGAACCTACGGCCGAACATCCACGCATTACGCATGCGCGTTATCGCCAACAGTTAGAACGCTGCattgaacacatacatatttttttaaatgaatatgcGCCAGATATTTATCCAGATACTGCAATATCGGCTCAGAAACTTCGAAATGCACTCAAATGCATTGAACGTATAACGGGATATGTGAGTTCGGATGACATTCTGGATGTggtttttaaagatttttgtatCGGTAAATAG